One Rhodospirillales bacterium genomic window carries:
- a CDS encoding methyltransferase domain-containing protein has protein sequence MWTDVVDLRDFYASTLGRVAARAVRGCIGDLWPDVGGMRVLGLGYALPYLRFKSEPSGAPERVIAAMPAAQGIIHWPKSGPNQTVLVEEEELPFADNSMDRIVLVHAVENSEHLRLLLREVWRVLTDSGRLIVVVPNRSGLWALSERTPFGHGRPFTATQLSRLLRDSLFTPTNSVRALFVPPVRSRMVLGGAGVWEKIGNRWFPQLAGLHVMEAGKQIYAPNPVGARARRGVVPAPANTGMHRDTQR, from the coding sequence ATGTGGACGGATGTTGTTGATCTCAGGGATTTTTATGCGTCAACCCTTGGCCGGGTGGCGGCGCGCGCGGTGCGGGGCTGTATTGGCGACCTTTGGCCCGATGTTGGGGGCATGCGCGTTTTGGGCCTTGGCTATGCGCTGCCTTATCTGCGGTTCAAATCAGAGCCTTCTGGTGCGCCCGAGCGGGTGATTGCCGCCATGCCAGCGGCGCAGGGGATTATTCATTGGCCAAAATCCGGGCCGAACCAGACGGTGTTGGTCGAGGAAGAAGAACTGCCCTTTGCCGATAATTCCATGGACCGGATCGTGTTGGTCCATGCGGTTGAAAATTCCGAACACTTGCGGCTTTTGTTGCGAGAGGTCTGGCGGGTCTTGACCGATTCTGGCCGCTTGATCGTGGTCGTGCCCAATCGCTCTGGCCTGTGGGCATTGTCGGAACGCACGCCCTTTGGCCATGGTCGTCCCTTTACGGCGACCCAACTTTCCAGGCTTTTGCGCGACAGCCTGTTTACCCCAACCAACAGTGTGCGCGCCCTGTTTGTGCCGCCAGTGCGATCGCGCATGGTGTTGGGTGGTGCCGGGGTATGGGAGAAAATTGGCAACCGATGGTTCCCGCAATTGGCAGGCTTGCATGTGATGGAAGCCGGAAAACAGATTTATGCCCCAAACCCCGTTGGTGCCCGTGCCCGCAGAGGCGTTGTCCCGGCCCCGGCCAATACCGGGATGCACAGGGATACACAGAGATAA
- the gloB gene encoding hydroxyacylglutathione hydrolase, with product MLEIHRLPVRTDNYIWIAREPSSNAVAVIDPADAEPVISKCMELGLHPTHILNTHHHGDHTGGNLEVKEKFGCTVVGSVADQARIPGIDIAVGDGDVFDLGDERADVFDVTGHTLGHIMYWFGNAKALFCGDTLFAMGCGRLSEGTADQMWVALSKFSTLPDDAEIYCAHEYTQANARFALTIEPDNQDLQARAAKVDDMRAKDIPTIPSLLGDERMTNPFLRSDNPALKKAVGMIDSDALDVFTQTRLRKDNF from the coding sequence ATGCTTGAAATTCACCGCCTTCCGGTGCGCACGGATAATTACATCTGGATTGCGCGCGAACCATCAAGCAATGCGGTCGCTGTCATTGATCCAGCAGATGCGGAACCGGTCATTTCTAAATGCATGGAACTGGGGCTGCACCCCACCCACATTCTAAACACCCACCATCACGGCGATCACACCGGCGGCAATCTGGAAGTGAAAGAAAAGTTTGGCTGCACGGTTGTTGGCTCCGTGGCGGATCAGGCCCGCATCCCCGGCATTGATATTGCCGTGGGCGATGGCGATGTCTTTGATCTGGGTGATGAACGGGCCGATGTCTTTGACGTCACCGGGCACACGTTGGGCCACATCATGTATTGGTTTGGCAATGCCAAGGCATTGTTCTGCGGCGACACCCTGTTTGCCATGGGCTGTGGCCGCCTGTCTGAGGGCACCGCCGATCAAATGTGGGTGGCCCTTTCCAAATTTTCCACCCTGCCCGATGACGCAGAGATTTATTGCGCCCACGAATACACCCAGGCCAATGCCCGGTTTGCCCTGACCATTGAGCCTGACAATCAGGACCTTCAGGCCCGGGCCGCAAAGGTGGATGACATGCGCGCCAAGGACATTCCCACCATCCCATCCTTGCTGGGCGATGAACGCATGACCAATCCCTTCCTCCGGTCTGATAATCCTGCCCTTAAAAAGGCCGTTGGCATGATCGATTCTGATGCCCTGGACGTGTTTACCCAAACCCGTCTGCGCAAAGATAATTTCTGA
- the metW gene encoding methionine biosynthesis protein MetW, with translation MTTPDTIKTSRVDHQLIASLVPTGARVLDVGCGDGALLYHLRHTRGADARGIEINRDRVSVCLDQGLSVIQGDAEVDLRDYPSDAFDCVVLSQTLQAVHDPKAMLETLLRIGRHAVIAIPNSGYWRNRMNFAFCGRVPFGKGGEESWHNTANIHPCTIKDFVALADEMNITIERCFSVRASGSHRETSPTSPLANLFAIQAVFLIG, from the coding sequence ATGACCACCCCTGATACCATCAAAACCAGCCGCGTTGACCACCAGTTGATCGCCTCTCTGGTGCCCACAGGGGCACGGGTTCTCGATGTCGGCTGTGGGGATGGTGCGCTGTTGTATCACCTGCGCCATACCCGTGGTGCCGATGCCCGGGGCATTGAGATTAACCGCGACCGGGTATCGGTCTGTCTTGATCAGGGATTGTCCGTCATTCAGGGCGATGCAGAAGTCGACCTTCGCGATTACCCATCGGACGCGTTCGACTGCGTGGTGCTAAGCCAAACCCTCCAGGCCGTCCATGATCCCAAAGCCATGCTGGAAACCCTGTTGCGCATTGGCCGCCATGCCGTGATCGCCATTCCCAACAGCGGTTATTGGCGCAACCGGATGAATTTTGCCTTTTGCGGGCGCGTGCCCTTTGGCAAGGGCGGTGAAGAAAGCTGGCATAACACGGCCAATATTCACCCCTGCACCATCAAGGATTTTGTGGCGCTGGCCGATGAAATGAACATCACCATTGAGCGGTGTTTTTCTGTCCGGGCATCGGGATCACACCGCGAAACCAGCCCCACCAGCCCCCTCGCCAACCTGTTCGCTATTCAGGCCGTTTTCCTGATCGGTTAA
- a CDS encoding glutathione S-transferase, whose protein sequence is MKFYQSPTSPYVRMVHIVALELGLADTLEHIPARTKEANLPAINPLDKIPTLVTDDGLVMIESKLICQYLDDLKAANRLYPKDITARHRVLQQEAAVHGMLDAAVLRRMETRREDSERSAWWDERQINKIIRTRDMLEKNIEAFTKYDNIVPIALGCALEFMDRIQPDDPWQNDHPKLAAWLKDFSENTNMVKTRMAD, encoded by the coding sequence ATGAAATTCTATCAATCCCCAACGTCACCCTATGTTCGCATGGTGCATATTGTTGCTTTGGAACTGGGTCTGGCTGACACTCTGGAACACATTCCTGCGCGCACCAAAGAAGCAAATTTGCCCGCCATCAACCCGCTGGACAAAATCCCCACTTTGGTTACCGATGATGGGTTGGTGATGATTGAATCAAAGCTGATTTGTCAGTATCTGGATGATTTAAAGGCCGCAAACCGCCTGTATCCAAAGGATATCACCGCGCGCCACCGGGTTTTGCAACAAGAGGCCGCGGTTCACGGCATGCTGGATGCGGCCGTACTACGCCGCATGGAAACCCGGCGCGAAGATTCAGAACGCTCCGCTTGGTGGGATGAACGCCAGATCAACAAGATCATTCGAACCCGCGATATGCTGGAAAAAAATATTGAGGCCTTCACCAAATACGACAACATCGTGCCCATCGCCCTTGGTTGTGCCCTTGAATTCATGGACCGTATCCAGCCTGATGATCCATGGCAAAACGATCACCCAAAGCTGGCAGCCTGGCTGAAAGATTTTTCTGAAAATACCAATATGGTCAAAACCCGGATGGCTGATTAA
- a CDS encoding MFS transporter has translation MSSIESAQVPLRVQCAVYGVGMFSTTMHFMAMTIVPLWVVQLELSPFILGIVLGCRPVLPLLYSIHTGVLMDRIGAKRVLMFFAILGLITPLLYPTMPFVWAIIVFQLMWGIADSMGWLGAQILVGQLMQGRAIYAGRLSFISRVGNIVGPLLVGAAWDIAGPSAAFGVASAWGMGAVISVLMLPALTRQDSAQSSGAGDVVDPSEPKKSVFRILVPNLSDYTSAFRLLAIPTVAITAAIGMMVHMGNNIQGTFYVVWLNQMGISGTLIGVLIAISSFSASLGSLLAAPLARFFRPYWLLWSVVFVALILIAITPLFGSFVVLAVVLSLRTALNGVHQPLVISLMLKSAGTESHGKVMGLRATANRVTSVGAPIMMGAVAEFIGIEQSFYLMGAIAVLAMVMVAWTMTRHPEIHTSGRDI, from the coding sequence ATGTCGTCGATTGAAAGCGCTCAGGTTCCCCTGCGCGTTCAATGCGCCGTATACGGCGTTGGCATGTTTTCAACCACCATGCACTTTATGGCCATGACCATTGTGCCGTTATGGGTGGTGCAGCTTGAACTTTCACCGTTCATTCTTGGGATTGTTTTGGGCTGCCGACCGGTGTTGCCGTTGCTGTATTCCATTCATACTGGTGTGTTGATGGATCGCATCGGGGCCAAAAGGGTTTTGATGTTCTTTGCCATTCTTGGCCTGATCACGCCGCTGCTGTATCCAACCATGCCGTTTGTTTGGGCGATCATCGTGTTCCAGTTGATGTGGGGCATTGCCGATTCCATGGGGTGGCTTGGCGCGCAAATTTTGGTGGGGCAACTGATGCAGGGCCGTGCGATCTATGCGGGCAGGCTTTCCTTCATCAGCCGTGTCGGCAACATTGTTGGCCCGCTTTTGGTCGGTGCCGCCTGGGACATTGCGGGACCATCCGCAGCCTTTGGGGTTGCCAGTGCGTGGGGCATGGGCGCCGTGATCTCGGTGCTGATGCTGCCAGCGCTAACCCGACAAGATAGCGCGCAATCTTCGGGGGCAGGGGACGTGGTTGATCCTTCAGAGCCCAAAAAATCAGTGTTTCGAATACTGGTGCCAAATTTATCGGATTACACCAGTGCCTTTCGTCTGTTGGCCATCCCCACGGTGGCCATTACGGCGGCCATCGGCATGATGGTTCATATGGGAAACAACATTCAGGGCACGTTTTATGTGGTCTGGCTTAATCAGATGGGAATCTCGGGCACCTTGATCGGGGTTTTGATCGCCATTTCTTCTTTTTCGGCCAGTCTGGGCTCTCTTTTGGCAGCACCGCTGGCCCGGTTTTTCCGGCCCTATTGGTTGCTGTGGTCAGTGGTGTTTGTGGCGCTGATCTTGATTGCCATAACGCCGTTGTTTGGAAGTTTTGTGGTGTTGGCGGTGGTGCTTTCCCTGCGCACGGCACTGAATGGGGTTCATCAGCCTTTGGTGATCAGCTTGATGCTGAAATCAGCAGGGACGGAGTCCCATGGCAAGGTCATGGGGCTTCGCGCGACGGCCAACCGGGTGACATCGGTAGGTGCCCCGATCATGATGGGGGCGGTGGCCGAATTTATCGGCATTGAACAAAGTTTTTACCTGATGGGGGCGATCGCTGTATTGGCTATGGTGATGGTTGCCTGGACCATGACCCGACACCCCGAAATTCACACCTCAGGGCGCGATATTTAG
- a CDS encoding acyl-CoA thioesterase, whose protein sequence is MEFHTRKVITPKDLNPHGTLFGGRVLEWIDEEAFIFAACQLDQTKLVTKLMSTVNFVSSASVGDIVEIGCETLKFGTSSITVKCSVRQKSTGQTITDVDEIVFVYVGDDGRPTPHGVTTPS, encoded by the coding sequence ATGGAATTTCACACACGCAAAGTTATCACGCCGAAGGACCTTAATCCCCACGGAACCCTGTTTGGTGGCCGGGTTCTTGAATGGATCGATGAAGAAGCCTTTATCTTTGCCGCCTGCCAGCTTGACCAGACGAAGCTGGTGACCAAGCTTATGTCGACGGTTAATTTTGTTTCATCGGCGAGCGTCGGTGACATCGTAGAGATCGGCTGTGAAACCCTTAAATTCGGCACATCGTCCATCACGGTAAAATGCTCTGTCCGCCAAAAATCGACCGGGCAAACCATCACCGATGTTGATGAAATTGTCTTTGTCTATGTTGGCGATGACGGACGACCCACCCCCCATGGGGTGACAACACCGTCCTAA
- a CDS encoding aspartate aminotransferase family protein: MTENKTTPVPNDLESYWMPFTANRQFKADPRLLARAKDMHYFMADGREILDGTAGLWCVNAGHCRDDIADAIAAQAHELDYATAFQMGHPKAFELASRLAALAPGDLDHVFYTNSGSEAVDTALKIALGYHQARGDGRRTRLISREKGYHGVNFGGMSVGGIGNNRKQFGPLLSGVDYLPHTHNLEHGAFSKGQPQWGAHLADDLLRLITLHDASTIAAVIVEPMAGSAGAIMPPVGYLERLREICDAHGILLIFDEVITGYGRLGASFACDRLNIVPDIMTTAKGLTNGAVPMGAVFVRKGIHDAFMAGPEAMIELFHGYTYSGHPLACAAALATMDVYEKEGLFDRAKNLEDYFEKAIHGLDDAANVIDVRNFGLVGAVEFSTLDGRVGARAYGVFLKCLELGILVRAAGDVIALSPPLIISEAQIDQLMDVLGTAIKTA; the protein is encoded by the coding sequence ATGACTGAAAACAAGACCACTCCTGTTCCCAATGATCTTGAATCGTACTGGATGCCGTTCACGGCAAACCGCCAATTCAAGGCAGACCCCAGGCTTTTGGCCAGGGCTAAGGACATGCATTATTTCATGGCGGACGGGCGGGAAATTCTTGATGGCACGGCGGGGCTGTGGTGTGTCAATGCCGGGCATTGCCGCGATGACATTGCCGATGCCATCGCGGCCCAGGCCCATGAACTGGATTACGCGACGGCCTTCCAAATGGGCCACCCCAAGGCGTTCGAATTGGCAAGCCGCCTTGCGGCACTGGCACCGGGTGATCTGGACCATGTGTTCTATACCAATTCAGGGTCCGAAGCCGTGGATACGGCGCTAAAGATCGCGCTCGGCTATCACCAAGCCCGGGGGGATGGCCGACGCACCCGTTTGATCAGCCGGGAAAAGGGCTATCACGGGGTCAATTTTGGCGGCATGTCTGTGGGCGGGATCGGCAACAACCGGAAACAGTTTGGACCACTTTTGTCCGGGGTTGATTATCTGCCCCATACCCACAATCTTGAACATGGGGCTTTTTCCAAAGGACAACCCCAATGGGGCGCCCATCTTGCCGATGATCTTTTGCGCCTGATCACGCTTCATGATGCATCGACCATTGCCGCTGTCATTGTTGAGCCCATGGCGGGGTCAGCAGGCGCCATCATGCCACCGGTTGGTTATCTGGAACGGCTCCGCGAAATTTGTGACGCCCACGGAATTTTGCTGATCTTTGATGAGGTCATCACCGGCTATGGCCGTTTGGGGGCAAGCTTTGCGTGTGACCGTTTAAACATCGTCCCCGATATCATGACAACGGCCAAGGGCCTGACCAATGGCGCGGTTCCCATGGGCGCAGTATTTGTGCGCAAGGGCATCCATGATGCCTTTATGGCCGGGCCTGAGGCGATGATCGAGCTGTTCCACGGCTACACCTATTCTGGTCATCCGCTGGCCTGTGCCGCAGCCCTTGCAACAATGGATGTGTATGAAAAAGAAGGCCTGTTTGATCGTGCCAAAAACCTGGAGGACTATTTTGAAAAGGCCATTCATGGTCTGGATGATGCGGCGAATGTGATCGATGTGCGCAATTTTGGTCTGGTTGGTGCTGTCGAATTCTCAACCTTGGACGGTCGCGTTGGTGCCCGGGCTTACGGGGTGTTCCTGAAATGTCTGGAACTGGGCATTCTGGTTCGCGCAGCGGGCGATGTGATCGCCCTGTCGCCGCCCTTGATTATTTCAGAAGCACAAATTGATCAATTGATGGATGTTTTAGGCACGGCCATCAAAACGGCTTAA
- a CDS encoding glycosyltransferase family 4 protein: MATPEGPRVLFLVTEDWYFCSHRLPVARALRDAGFRVGVACRVANHGDTIRGEGFELIEIPMSRRSINPFHALATIFRIIRAYKDFRPDIVHQVALKPAILGSIAARFAGVPRVINAIAGLGFVFTSDRPKARMLRPILHLAFRALLDRDNGLVIVQNPDDGARLSESGAVDPKRIILIPGSGVDLDRFHPAPEPNGTVRVTLVARMIREKGIDDMIEAARILKDRNIDVSVTLAGDPDPENPSSIPTAQLEKWRSEGIIEYLGHVENVAQLWAESHIAVLPSYYGEGIPLSLIEAAAAGLPMIAVDGPGLREVVIHDKTGLLIPARNANALAEAITTLAQDSDLRKRMGDGARQHAAKTFGSEAIAVKTLGVYRTLMGDQYPEQR, from the coding sequence ATGGCAACACCGGAAGGCCCACGGGTTCTCTTCCTTGTTACTGAGGACTGGTATTTCTGTTCCCATCGTTTGCCTGTGGCCCGGGCCTTGCGCGATGCCGGTTTCAGGGTTGGGGTTGCGTGCCGGGTTGCAAACCATGGAGACACCATCCGGGGCGAAGGCTTCGAGCTGATTGAAATTCCCATGTCGCGCCGGTCCATCAATCCCTTCCACGCGTTGGCAACTATTTTCAGGATTATCCGGGCCTATAAAGATTTTCGGCCCGATATTGTTCATCAGGTCGCCCTGAAGCCTGCCATTCTGGGTTCTATTGCTGCGCGCTTTGCAGGCGTGCCGCGCGTCATTAACGCCATTGCCGGGCTTGGTTTTGTGTTCACATCAGACCGGCCCAAAGCGCGAATGCTGCGGCCAATCCTGCATTTGGCCTTTCGAGCACTTCTTGATCGCGATAATGGGCTGGTCATTGTCCAGAACCCCGATGATGGTGCCAGACTGTCTGAAAGCGGGGCCGTGGACCCGAAACGAATTATCTTAATCCCCGGTTCCGGCGTTGATCTTGATCGGTTCCACCCTGCCCCTGAACCAAACGGAACGGTGCGCGTCACCCTGGTTGCCCGCATGATCCGGGAAAAGGGCATTGATGACATGATCGAGGCCGCCCGAATTTTAAAGGACCGCAACATTGATGTTTCTGTCACCCTTGCCGGTGACCCGGACCCGGAAAATCCATCTTCCATCCCCACGGCCCAATTGGAAAAATGGCGCAGCGAAGGCATCATTGAATATCTGGGCCATGTTGAAAATGTCGCCCAATTATGGGCCGAAAGTCATATCGCCGTTCTGCCATCGTATTACGGCGAAGGCATCCCGCTGTCCTTGATTGAAGCCGCCGCAGCAGGGCTGCCCATGATCGCCGTTGATGGCCCGGGCCTACGAGAAGTGGTGATCCACGACAAAACCGGGCTTTTGATCCCGGCGCGCAACGCAAACGCCCTGGCTGAGGCCATCACTACCCTGGCCCAGGACAGTGATTTAAGAAAACGCATGGGCGATGGGGCCAGACAACACGCAGCAAAAACATTTGGCAGCGAGGCCATTGCTGTAAAAACATTGGGCGTTTACCGGACCCTTATGGGCGATCAATATCCCGAACAAAGGTAA